A window of Micrococcus endophyticus contains these coding sequences:
- a CDS encoding alpha/beta hydrolase family protein, which produces MESPLTPHPIGATLLPRLPGAVPVLLEFEDVQLGGYAWWRDRQAPAILLLHGWGEDASTMAPVAHQVLERGRHAVSISLRGWHGSTGVDDYGLRASLDISRVLAWIRRQPDVAGIVLVGFSMGGLMAALAAADQPAGALDGVVLVNAPAELRSFARDTAFGGARRYLEKTLQPRQWQDSSPLNHADRLSHPLLVVVGTEDTMTPPDQGRRLADAAPASALFEVAGMGHHPTHGEWAQILEAADTQFDLGRVAKGWSLAVLTGDVGRTTFSGNIDLDTV; this is translated from the coding sequence ATGGAGAGCCCGCTGACCCCTCACCCAATCGGCGCCACGCTGTTGCCCCGTCTTCCCGGCGCGGTCCCGGTGCTGCTGGAGTTCGAGGACGTGCAGCTGGGCGGGTACGCCTGGTGGCGTGACCGGCAGGCGCCAGCAATCCTGTTGCTGCACGGGTGGGGTGAGGACGCTTCGACCATGGCCCCGGTCGCACACCAGGTGCTCGAGCGTGGACGGCACGCGGTGAGCATCTCCCTGCGCGGCTGGCACGGTTCCACCGGCGTCGACGACTACGGGCTCAGAGCCTCCCTCGACATCTCACGAGTCCTGGCCTGGATCCGCAGGCAGCCGGACGTGGCAGGCATCGTACTGGTGGGGTTCTCCATGGGAGGGCTGATGGCAGCCCTGGCCGCGGCGGATCAGCCTGCCGGGGCCCTCGACGGCGTAGTGCTGGTCAACGCCCCAGCTGAACTGCGCTCCTTCGCGCGGGACACGGCTTTCGGCGGGGCCCGTCGGTATCTGGAAAAGACCCTGCAGCCGCGGCAGTGGCAGGACTCTTCCCCGCTGAATCACGCGGATCGGCTGAGCCATCCGCTGCTGGTCGTGGTCGGAACAGAAGACACCATGACGCCACCTGATCAGGGGCGCAGACTCGCCGATGCCGCCCCGGCAAGCGCACTGTTCGAGGTCGCCGGGATGGGTCACCACCCAACGCACGGGGAGTGGGCACAGATCTTGGAAGCGGCAGATACGCAGTTCGACTTAGGGCGTGTTGCTAAAGGATGGTCGCTAGCTGTACTGACCGGAGACGTTGGTAGAACGACGTTCTCTGGGAACATTGACCTTGACACTGTGTGA
- a CDS encoding MerR family transcriptional regulator, giving the protein MGVDMLSIGEIAHSTGVSRRMLRHWEGEGLLTPATTDPVTGYRRYQDSQLGRVRAIMELRALGFGLAEIGQLLDPRIEQSTLEVLLTHQVDALQRQITEASTRLVHVQHRLDIIQSKSMEIIMNLSITALPSLNIWGLSTAVLDETEIGHAVNQLHRDLPHTDEEIVLLYDGTNDDQITVSAGTTTRPDSEAVSRIVVPEAPEGVTVTFAVLPESIGDAWVLIDAELEKRHLTSFGVYRQINSVAGHVTLQAPVRGRH; this is encoded by the coding sequence GTGGGGGTCGACATGTTGAGTATCGGAGAGATCGCGCATAGCACGGGTGTCTCGCGTCGCATGCTGCGGCACTGGGAAGGCGAGGGGTTGCTGACCCCAGCTACTACCGACCCAGTGACCGGATATCGGCGCTACCAGGACAGCCAGCTGGGGCGCGTGCGAGCCATTATGGAACTGCGCGCGCTCGGGTTCGGCTTGGCCGAGATCGGGCAGTTGCTCGATCCGCGGATCGAGCAGTCCACTCTGGAAGTGCTCCTCACTCACCAGGTAGACGCCCTGCAGCGGCAGATCACCGAGGCTTCAACACGTCTGGTCCACGTTCAGCACCGGCTGGACATCATCCAGAGCAAGTCCATGGAGATCATCATGAATCTGTCCATCACCGCATTGCCCAGCCTAAATATCTGGGGGCTGAGCACCGCTGTCCTCGACGAGACGGAGATCGGTCACGCCGTCAACCAGTTGCACCGGGACCTCCCGCACACCGATGAAGAGATCGTGCTTCTGTACGACGGTACGAACGACGACCAGATCACAGTCTCAGCCGGGACTACGACGCGCCCCGATTCTGAGGCAGTCAGCAGGATCGTCGTGCCGGAAGCACCGGAAGGCGTAACGGTCACCTTCGCCGTTCTCCCAGAAAGCATCGGGGATGCCTGGGTCCTCATCGACGCCGAGCTGGAGAAGCGACACCTGACCAGTTTTGGTGTCTATCGGCAGATCAACAGCGTGGCGGGACACGTCACCCTGCAGGCCCCTGTTCGCGGGCGACACTGA
- a CDS encoding IS3 family transposase (programmed frameshift) yields MTNSRKRHTPEQVVRKLGQADRMLADGQDVAAVCRELGVSEQTYYRWRNQYGGLKADDAKRLKELEKQNATLKRLLAEAELEKAALKELAGGKLLSPDRRRAAVDHLKRKLRVSERMACRLVGLSRSAYRRPLKGDTVADPDRALRQWLRAWAKDHPRYGYRRAYHDARAEGWVVNHKKIQRLWRDEGLRVPQRRRRKRVGSSTVDAPTADAPNVVWAVDFQFDADEHGRPIKICSIVDEHTRECIGDLVERSITADRLTAHLEDLVAARGAPAVLRSDNGPEFISEAMADWAGTRTGLSYIPPGSPWRNGYVESFNSRIRDECLNINSFYSLLHAQVIIGDWKDEYNHHRRHSSLGYLTPAEYARQCTHQMETDDSQNVRTE; encoded by the exons ATGACGAACAGCAGGAAGCGTCACACCCCGGAGCAGGTCGTCCGTAAGCTCGGGCAGGCCGACAGGATGCTCGCCGATGGTCAGGACGTCGCGGCGGTGTGCCGGGAGCTCGGGGTGTCCGAGCAGACGTACTACCGGTGGCGGAACCAGTACGGCGGCCTCAAGGCCGACGACGCAAAGCGCCTGAAGGAGCTGGAGAAGCAGAACGCGACCCTGAAGCGTCTGCTCGCGGAAGCGGAGCTGGAGAAGGCCGCGCTCAAGGAGCTGGCTG GAGGGAAACTTCTAAGCCCGGACAGGCGCCGCGCCGCCGTCGATCACCTCAAGCGCAAGTTGCGGGTGAGCGAACGGATGGCGTGCCGTCTGGTCGGGCTGAGCCGCTCCGCGTACCGGCGACCGCTCAAGGGCGACACGGTCGCGGACCCGGATCGGGCGCTCAGGCAGTGGCTGCGCGCCTGGGCGAAGGACCATCCCCGCTACGGGTATCGGCGGGCGTATCACGACGCCCGCGCCGAGGGGTGGGTGGTGAACCACAAGAAGATCCAACGCCTGTGGCGTGACGAAGGGCTCCGGGTCCCGCAGCGGCGTCGACGCAAGCGCGTCGGGTCCTCGACCGTCGACGCGCCGACGGCGGACGCGCCGAACGTGGTGTGGGCGGTGGACTTCCAGTTCGACGCCGACGAGCACGGACGACCGATCAAGATCTGCTCGATCGTCGACGAACACACCCGGGAGTGCATCGGCGACCTCGTGGAGCGCTCGATTACCGCCGACCGACTCACCGCCCACCTCGAGGACCTCGTCGCCGCCCGGGGCGCCCCGGCGGTGCTCAGGTCGGACAACGGGCCGGAGTTCATCAGCGAGGCGATGGCCGACTGGGCCGGCACCCGCACCGGCCTGTCCTACATCCCTCCGGGCTCGCCGTGGCGCAACGGGTACGTCGAGTCGTTCAACAGCCGGATCCGCGACGAGTGCCTCAACATCAACAGCTTCTACTCGCTGCTGCACGCACAGGTCATCATCGGCGACTGGAAGGACGAGTACAACCACCACCGCCGGCACTCCTCGCTCGGCTACCTAACCCCAGCCGAGTACGCTCGGCAGTGCACCCATCAAATGGAAACCGACGACTCACAGAACGTCCGGACCGAATGA
- a CDS encoding HNH endonuclease: MGVLAVCLGNRPIEGGDMPSMEIGPDGSMRRAQRRTFDGAWKAKRARILKDQSHCYICGSAVDTSVPGTDPHGPSVDHLIPVSQGGTDDPENLILTHLACNMRRGTKDIDEVRHTPQSRVW, from the coding sequence ATGGGCGTCCTGGCGGTCTGTCTAGGTAACAGACCGATTGAAGGAGGCGACATGCCGAGTATGGAGATAGGCCCTGATGGGTCCATGAGACGGGCACAACGTCGGACGTTCGACGGCGCTTGGAAGGCTAAGCGGGCGCGCATCCTCAAAGACCAGAGTCATTGCTACATCTGCGGCTCTGCGGTGGATACGTCTGTACCTGGCACTGATCCTCATGGGCCGAGTGTGGATCACCTGATCCCGGTCTCTCAGGGAGGAACGGACGATCCCGAGAACCTCATCTTGACCCATCTCGCGTGCAACATGCGGCGCGGCACGAAGGACATTGATGAGGTTCGGCACACGCCGCAATCGCGTGTGTGGTGA
- a CDS encoding histone-like nucleoid-structuring protein Lsr2 — translation MAEIKTLVDDLDKITPATPVTFYVRDQAYMIDLGDENADRLEKIVADYEEALSEFTKKARRLGRVSTGSSSGTKGETAAIRAWAKENGYDVKDRGRIHADVVSAYRSASKRR, via the coding sequence TTGGCTGAGATCAAGACCCTCGTCGACGATCTGGACAAGATCACCCCGGCTACGCCTGTGACGTTCTACGTCCGGGATCAGGCATACATGATCGATCTGGGCGATGAGAACGCGGACCGTCTGGAGAAGATCGTCGCCGACTATGAGGAGGCGCTCTCAGAGTTCACCAAGAAGGCCCGTCGTCTGGGCCGCGTGTCTACCGGCTCCTCCTCAGGCACGAAGGGCGAAACCGCCGCTATCCGCGCCTGGGCCAAGGAGAACGGCTACGACGTGAAGGACCGTGGCCGGATTCACGCCGACGTGGTGAGCGCCTACCGGAGCGCCAGTAAGCGCCGCTGA
- a CDS encoding Cmx/CmrA family chloramphenicol efflux MFS transporter: MPFALYLLALAVFAMGTSEFMLAGLVPDIAASVGVSVGTAGLLTSAFAVGMILGAPAMAALTRRWPARTTLLGCVVIFAACHVVAATAETFSVLFATRVVAAVANAGFLAVALSTATRLVAPSRKGRALAILLSGTTIAMVAGVPAGALLGTALGWRATFWAVAFLCVPAAIGILTGIRPQPRDTQDEANDGLSLAFELAQLRVPRLFTAMLLAALVNGGTFAAFTFLAPVVTGTAGLGQVWVPVALVLFGIGSFMGVSIAGRLSDQHPRTLLVVAAPLLLVGWLLLAVLAGHSVPLLVLVFLLGMLAFAVGSTMIARVLYAASEAPTMGGSYATAALNIGAAAGPALGAVALESSSNLGPVWAATALTALALLVMLPTLRMIAPRVRNVEAAK; this comes from the coding sequence ATGCCCTTCGCCCTCTACCTGCTTGCCCTGGCTGTCTTTGCCATGGGCACATCTGAGTTCATGCTTGCTGGCCTCGTGCCAGACATCGCCGCCAGTGTCGGTGTCTCTGTCGGCACAGCTGGGTTACTCACCTCTGCCTTTGCGGTCGGGATGATTCTCGGTGCGCCCGCCATGGCAGCTCTCACCCGTCGGTGGCCCGCCCGGACCACCTTGCTCGGGTGCGTGGTCATCTTCGCTGCCTGTCACGTCGTCGCCGCCACTGCCGAGACCTTCTCCGTGCTGTTCGCAACTCGTGTGGTTGCTGCGGTTGCTAACGCCGGGTTCCTGGCCGTTGCACTCAGCACCGCGACCCGCCTCGTGGCCCCCAGCCGGAAGGGCCGCGCTCTTGCCATCCTCCTCTCGGGCACCACGATCGCCATGGTCGCCGGTGTTCCCGCGGGGGCTCTACTTGGCACGGCGCTGGGATGGCGGGCCACGTTCTGGGCGGTAGCCTTCCTGTGCGTTCCTGCTGCAATCGGCATCCTCACCGGGATCCGTCCACAGCCGAGAGACACGCAGGACGAAGCCAACGATGGCCTGTCTCTCGCCTTCGAGTTGGCGCAGCTCCGCGTGCCCCGTCTTTTCACGGCGATGCTGCTCGCTGCGCTGGTCAATGGCGGGACTTTCGCCGCGTTTACGTTCCTCGCGCCGGTCGTGACCGGGACAGCGGGTCTGGGCCAGGTGTGGGTACCGGTGGCTCTGGTGTTGTTCGGCATCGGGTCCTTCATGGGAGTCAGCATTGCCGGGCGACTGTCTGACCAGCACCCGCGAACGCTCCTCGTTGTGGCCGCGCCGCTCCTGTTAGTTGGGTGGCTGTTGCTCGCGGTGCTTGCTGGGCACTCCGTGCCGCTGCTCGTCCTGGTGTTCCTGCTGGGAATGCTGGCATTCGCTGTGGGAAGCACCATGATCGCTCGAGTGCTCTACGCAGCATCGGAAGCGCCCACCATGGGTGGTTCCTACGCGACTGCCGCTCTCAACATCGGGGCCGCTGCTGGTCCGGCGCTCGGAGCGGTAGCGCTCGAGAGCTCGAGCAACCTTGGTCCCGTGTGGGCAGCGACCGCGCTGACCGCTCTCGCACTCCTCGTGATGCTGCCCACGCTGCGCATGATCGCCCCGCGGGTACGGAATGTGGAGGCTGCCAAGTGA
- a CDS encoding IS481 family transposase has protein sequence MTHANAPLSLEGRRRLVNRCLTRPIAHVAAEMGISRACASKWVNRWRRHGEAGLQDRASTPHHSSTATAACVIQQIEVWRREHKWSAQRIAYELAELDVRINRRTVSRHLSRLGLGRRRFIDPGGDTNRKPGKITARWPGHMVHLDVKKVGRIPDGGGWRIHGRNSDQARTAGRAKSAGAKRGYTYLHSAVDGFSRLSYTEPLTDEKGPTAAAFLARAKAWFAAHGISHIHRVITDNGACYRSADFARIVGNRTRHQKTRPYTPRHNGKVERYQRILAEELLYAREFESEEARDTAIGIWNIHYNYHRPHSGAGGHPPASRLRAGVTNVWPSYT, from the coding sequence GTGACGCACGCTAATGCTCCGTTGAGCCTTGAAGGTCGACGCCGGCTCGTGAATCGGTGCCTGACCCGGCCGATCGCGCACGTAGCTGCCGAGATGGGCATCTCACGCGCGTGCGCTTCGAAGTGGGTCAACCGGTGGAGACGCCATGGCGAAGCCGGGCTCCAAGACCGTGCTTCGACGCCCCACCACAGCAGTACCGCGACAGCCGCCTGTGTCATCCAACAGATCGAGGTCTGGCGGCGAGAGCACAAGTGGTCCGCCCAGCGCATTGCCTACGAGCTCGCCGAGCTGGACGTCAGGATCAACCGGCGTACCGTCAGCCGACACCTGAGCCGGCTCGGCCTTGGCCGACGCCGGTTCATCGACCCTGGCGGCGACACCAATCGCAAGCCAGGGAAGATCACCGCCCGCTGGCCCGGCCATATGGTGCACCTCGACGTGAAGAAGGTCGGCCGAATCCCTGACGGTGGCGGCTGGCGCATTCATGGGCGCAACAGCGACCAGGCTAGGACTGCGGGTCGCGCGAAGTCAGCTGGGGCGAAGCGGGGGTACACCTACCTGCACTCCGCCGTCGACGGATTCTCCCGACTCTCGTACACCGAGCCGCTGACCGACGAGAAGGGACCCACGGCGGCAGCGTTCCTCGCCCGAGCTAAGGCCTGGTTCGCCGCTCACGGGATCTCGCACATCCACCGCGTCATCACCGATAACGGTGCGTGCTACCGCTCGGCCGACTTCGCTCGAATCGTCGGCAACCGCACGCGACACCAGAAGACCAGGCCCTACACGCCCCGACACAACGGGAAGGTGGAGCGCTACCAGCGAATCCTGGCCGAGGAACTGCTATACGCCCGAGAGTTCGAGAGCGAAGAAGCCCGCGACACCGCGATCGGAATCTGGAATATCCACTACAACTACCACCGCCCCCATAGTGGAGCGGGCGGACATCCCCCAGCATCTCGGCTCCGTGCTGGCGTCACCAACGTCTGGCCCTCATACACCTAG
- a CDS encoding GNAT family N-acetyltransferase — MSGAYDDDAGALFDSAAVSGGEVVLRPWRAGDDLALLQVWGDPANVQQHQDRAMLAEDAERPWRRALVAEDAGVPVAAGVVYASSLHPQRLWLYVETAATERRRGFGRALVAALRGLAAQAHAAGAIPTTALKARFAKDALVPGTAGEEGVDTEAVRAQTAALAAGTEAFLAAEGFTPVQRSRRVAVAPGAIGLPDVRDEDRPDGVVLEEASTGSVELTQAVAAFYDAVHAWDPSAMSVGAAQQLLLGPATGASGAVVLRDAPKAEGGRIRAFAVSYTPERQDAPADVLVGWDPELSEEDALQSVADLLALLVAQHPVQVEVDEAMAPLERIVDGLIGGNAARTLVDTYVFVDDAA, encoded by the coding sequence GTGAGCGGCGCATACGACGACGACGCCGGCGCGCTGTTCGACTCCGCCGCGGTGAGCGGCGGCGAGGTCGTGCTGCGGCCGTGGCGCGCCGGGGACGACCTGGCTCTGCTGCAGGTGTGGGGCGACCCCGCCAACGTGCAGCAGCACCAGGACCGCGCGATGCTCGCCGAGGACGCCGAGCGGCCCTGGCGCCGCGCGCTCGTGGCCGAGGACGCCGGCGTCCCGGTGGCGGCCGGCGTCGTCTACGCCTCGTCGCTGCACCCGCAGCGGCTGTGGCTGTACGTCGAGACCGCGGCCACCGAGCGGCGCCGCGGCTTCGGCCGGGCGCTCGTGGCGGCCCTGCGGGGGCTCGCCGCACAGGCGCACGCCGCCGGCGCCATCCCGACGACGGCGCTGAAGGCCCGGTTCGCCAAGGACGCCCTGGTGCCCGGCACGGCCGGGGAGGAGGGCGTGGACACCGAGGCGGTGCGCGCCCAGACCGCCGCCCTGGCCGCCGGCACCGAGGCCTTCCTCGCCGCCGAGGGGTTCACCCCCGTGCAGCGCTCGCGCCGCGTGGCCGTGGCCCCCGGGGCCATCGGGCTGCCGGACGTGCGCGACGAGGACCGGCCGGACGGCGTCGTCCTGGAGGAGGCCTCCACGGGCTCGGTCGAGCTGACCCAGGCGGTGGCCGCGTTCTACGACGCCGTGCACGCCTGGGACCCCTCCGCCATGAGCGTGGGCGCCGCCCAGCAGCTGCTGCTGGGCCCGGCCACCGGGGCCTCGGGTGCCGTCGTGCTCCGGGACGCCCCGAAGGCCGAGGGCGGGCGCATCCGCGCATTCGCGGTGTCCTACACGCCCGAGCGCCAGGACGCCCCGGCGGACGTGCTTGTGGGCTGGGACCCGGAGCTGTCCGAGGAGGACGCGCTGCAGTCCGTGGCGGACCTGCTCGCCCTCCTCGTGGCCCAGCACCCCGTGCAGGTCGAGGTGGACGAGGCCATGGCCCCGCTCGAGCGGATCGTGGACGGGCTGATCGGCGGCAACGCCGCGCGCACGCTCGTGGACACGTATGTGTTCGTCGACGACGCCGCCTGA
- a CDS encoding glycine--tRNA ligase, protein MAAKSPLDNVINLAKRRGFVFQAGEIYGGSRSAWDYGPLGVELKENIKAEWWKTFVRSREDMVGLDSSIILPRAVWEASGHVETFTDPLVECTQCHKRHRQDHLLEAFEAKKGRRSASMDEIVCPDCGTKGAWTEPQMFSGLVKTFLGPVDNEEGLHYMRPETAQGIFVNFLNVLGASRKKPPFGIGQIGKAFRNEITPGNFIFRTREFEQMEIEYFVPPAEAKQHFDTWVEACWDWFIDLGIDPENLRRLDVPEEERAHYSDGTIDLEYRFGFGGGDGWGELMGVANRTDYDLGRHTEHSGTKMQYFDQANNEHYTPYVIEPSFGLTRAMMAFLVDAYAEDEAPNAKGGTDVRTVLKLDPRLAPVKAAVLPLSKKPELQPATQALAAELRALWNIETDDSGAIGRRYRRQDEIGTPFCITVDFDTLEDQAVTIRERDTMSQERVALTQVKSYLLERLVK, encoded by the coding sequence ATGGCTGCCAAGTCCCCGCTGGACAACGTCATCAACCTCGCCAAGCGCCGAGGCTTCGTGTTCCAGGCCGGTGAGATCTACGGCGGCTCCCGCTCCGCATGGGACTACGGGCCCCTCGGCGTGGAGCTGAAGGAGAACATCAAGGCCGAGTGGTGGAAGACCTTCGTGCGCTCCCGCGAGGACATGGTGGGCCTGGACTCCTCCATCATCCTGCCGCGCGCCGTGTGGGAGGCCTCCGGCCACGTGGAGACCTTCACGGACCCGCTCGTCGAGTGCACCCAGTGCCACAAGCGCCACCGCCAGGACCACCTGCTCGAGGCCTTCGAGGCCAAGAAGGGCCGCCGGTCCGCGTCGATGGACGAGATCGTCTGCCCGGACTGCGGCACCAAGGGCGCCTGGACCGAGCCCCAGATGTTCTCCGGCCTCGTCAAGACGTTCCTCGGCCCCGTGGACAACGAGGAGGGGCTGCACTACATGCGCCCCGAGACCGCCCAGGGCATCTTCGTGAACTTCCTCAACGTGCTCGGCGCGTCCCGCAAGAAGCCGCCGTTCGGCATCGGCCAGATCGGCAAGGCGTTCCGCAACGAGATCACCCCCGGCAACTTCATCTTCCGCACCCGCGAGTTCGAGCAGATGGAGATCGAGTACTTCGTGCCGCCGGCCGAGGCCAAGCAGCACTTCGACACCTGGGTGGAGGCGTGCTGGGACTGGTTCATCGACCTGGGCATCGACCCGGAGAACCTGCGCCGCCTGGACGTGCCCGAGGAGGAGCGCGCCCACTACTCGGACGGCACCATCGACCTGGAGTACCGCTTCGGCTTCGGCGGCGGGGACGGCTGGGGCGAGCTCATGGGCGTCGCCAACCGCACGGACTACGACCTCGGCCGCCACACCGAGCACTCCGGCACGAAGATGCAGTACTTCGACCAGGCCAACAACGAGCACTACACGCCCTACGTGATCGAGCCGTCCTTCGGCCTGACGCGCGCCATGATGGCCTTCCTCGTGGACGCCTACGCCGAGGACGAGGCCCCCAACGCCAAGGGCGGCACGGACGTGCGCACGGTGCTGAAGCTGGACCCGCGCCTGGCCCCGGTCAAGGCCGCCGTGCTCCCGCTGTCCAAGAAGCCGGAGCTGCAGCCGGCCACGCAGGCGCTCGCCGCCGAGCTGCGCGCGCTGTGGAACATCGAGACGGACGACTCCGGCGCCATCGGCCGCCGCTACCGCCGCCAGGACGAGATCGGCACGCCGTTCTGCATCACCGTGGACTTCGACACCCTCGAGGACCAGGCCGTGACCATCCGCGAGCGGGACACCATGTCCCAGGAGCGCGTGGCCCTGACCCAGGTGAAGTCCTACCTGCTGGAGCGCCTGGTCAAGTGA
- a CDS encoding RNA-binding S4 domain-containing protein, producing MTETTPADARPLPIRDASIRLGQALKLAALVEDGAMARDVVQDGLVTVNGAVETRRGAQLKDGDVVEFHGEAVVIEAGSAD from the coding sequence ATGACCGAGACGACCCCCGCCGACGCCCGTCCCCTGCCCATCCGCGACGCCTCCATCCGCCTGGGGCAGGCCCTCAAGCTCGCCGCCCTCGTGGAGGACGGCGCCATGGCCCGGGACGTGGTCCAGGACGGCCTGGTGACCGTCAACGGCGCCGTGGAGACCCGCCGCGGGGCCCAGCTCAAGGACGGGGACGTGGTGGAGTTCCACGGCGAGGCCGTGGTGATCGAGGCCGGTTCCGCCGACTGA
- a CDS encoding alpha/beta hydrolase — protein MNNDTANTAPSSETAPFTVRWSRPEGERTEDLLILLHGYGANEDDLFGLVPHLPERFTVAAVRAPMTLQPGGYAWFPLSQDPVTGEIGSDAASVRTAIEDLHAWVGSVREGFRTVSLLGFSQGMALATSLLRLDPTAYAATVALSGFVVDPTREESGLAGLFDGDDEVARVRPKVFWGRGQDDPIISEARVEASHAWLNAHVDLMKIVYAGLPHAINQQELGHVKEYLEHMVR, from the coding sequence GTGAACAACGACACGGCGAACACCGCACCGTCCTCCGAGACCGCCCCCTTCACCGTCCGCTGGTCGCGCCCCGAGGGCGAGCGCACCGAGGACCTGCTGATCCTGCTGCACGGCTACGGCGCCAACGAGGATGACCTGTTCGGCCTCGTCCCGCACCTGCCCGAGCGCTTCACCGTGGCCGCCGTGCGCGCCCCGATGACGCTGCAGCCCGGCGGCTACGCCTGGTTCCCGCTCTCCCAGGACCCGGTCACCGGCGAGATCGGCTCCGACGCCGCGTCCGTCCGGACCGCGATCGAGGACCTGCACGCGTGGGTCGGCTCGGTGCGGGAGGGCTTCCGCACCGTCTCCCTGCTCGGCTTCTCGCAGGGCATGGCCCTGGCGACGTCGCTGCTGCGCCTGGACCCGACCGCCTACGCCGCCACCGTGGCGCTATCCGGGTTCGTGGTGGACCCGACCCGCGAGGAGTCCGGCCTGGCCGGCCTCTTCGACGGCGACGACGAGGTCGCCCGCGTCCGCCCCAAGGTGTTCTGGGGCCGCGGCCAGGACGACCCGATCATCTCCGAGGCCCGCGTCGAGGCCTCGCACGCCTGGCTCAACGCGCACGTGGACCTGATGAAGATCGTCTACGCGGGCCTGCCGCACGCGATCAACCAGCAGGAGCTGGGCCACGTGAAGGAGTACCTCGAGCACATGGTGCGCTGA
- a CDS encoding SGNH/GDSL hydrolase family protein, which produces MSNQQESAPQHPAAAEAEPPADVVTRAETAAHPWRRYVAIGDSFTEGIGDPDPDRPGYHRGWADRAAEELARRTPDGEDLAYANLAVRGKLLDQIAADQVEPALALRPDLISVCAGGNDILRRADPDDVAVRLDAVVERLSADGATVLLFNATDTKDTPVLGRIRGTVAIYNENVRTVALRHDALVADMWSLKELARREMWAEDRLHFSATGHHTIAAMVLDTLAVPHGLEPLRPEPAAPRTWRQARASDAAWARTHLAPWVVRRIRGVSSGDGVSAKRPVPAPLFGAEMPHGSDPTEPLDVVAR; this is translated from the coding sequence GTGAGTAACCAGCAGGAATCCGCCCCGCAGCACCCCGCCGCCGCCGAGGCCGAGCCGCCGGCGGACGTCGTGACGCGCGCCGAGACCGCCGCCCACCCGTGGCGGCGCTACGTGGCGATCGGCGACTCCTTCACGGAGGGCATCGGCGACCCGGACCCAGACCGCCCCGGCTACCACCGCGGCTGGGCCGACCGCGCCGCCGAGGAGCTCGCGCGCCGCACCCCGGACGGCGAGGACCTGGCCTACGCGAACCTCGCCGTGCGGGGGAAGCTGCTGGACCAGATCGCCGCGGACCAGGTGGAGCCCGCGCTCGCCCTGCGCCCGGACCTCATCAGCGTGTGCGCCGGCGGCAACGACATCCTGCGCCGCGCCGACCCGGACGACGTCGCGGTCCGGCTGGACGCCGTCGTCGAGCGCCTCTCCGCGGACGGGGCCACCGTGCTGCTGTTCAACGCCACGGACACCAAGGACACCCCTGTGCTGGGGCGCATCCGCGGCACCGTGGCGATCTACAACGAGAACGTGCGCACCGTCGCGCTGCGCCACGACGCCCTGGTGGCGGACATGTGGTCCCTCAAGGAGCTCGCCCGCCGGGAGATGTGGGCCGAGGACCGGCTGCACTTCTCCGCCACGGGCCACCACACGATCGCCGCGATGGTGCTGGACACCCTCGCCGTGCCGCACGGCCTCGAGCCGCTGCGCCCGGAGCCGGCCGCGCCGCGCACATGGCGTCAGGCCCGCGCGTCGGACGCGGCGTGGGCGCGCACCCACCTGGCCCCGTGGGTGGTCCGGCGCATCCGCGGCGTCTCCTCGGGCGACGGGGTCAGCGCCAAGCGCCCGGTGCCCGCGCCGCTGTTCGGGGCCGAGATGCCCCACGGTTCGGACCCCACGGAGCCGCTCGACGTCGTCGCGCGCTGA